One genomic segment of Deinococcus sp. LM3 includes these proteins:
- a CDS encoding ABC transporter ATP-binding protein: MNAPFQGGRPSPARPPSPATDPPPTRREQWRDLRATVGLVWQASPRHALTFAGTSLLGSALPAANLLVGKYLLDAVARAAQGDVTYGTLLGLLAAQVGLVILGSLLSTVQGAAQQLLGDSLQHTVSRRILDKATTLSVEAFENADTYDRLQQAYREVGSRPLGVATQLVSLVGAVITLGSVGALMAQLGAWVLPLVILASVPGVIISNRFGVEGYRMLRRQTHDARVQNYLGSLLTSDTLVKEVRLFGFEPYLLRRWREYYLGFRAQLETLVRRRSAWSFGASLLSALLIGLASALILRRAAAGQISVGDFSVFVLGIAQVQATVSGLLSGVSGIYQNLLYMRNLYAFLELPGRDLNAGDIWEGRIDTIEFRDVSFRYPLTERDVLRGVNFTVRRGESLALVGENGAGKTTVVKLMTLLFQPTGGQILLNGLDAARFSPRSVQREMSIIFQDFGQYQMTARDNVALAESERLGDDAGVRRALGSAGAEFVDSLPAGLDTPLGRLFQGGRPLSGGQWQRLALARLYFRDASVLVFDEPTAALDAQAEFETIQALRAEAAGRITLIISHRFSTVRLADTIVMLEGGQITESGSHEALLARGGRYAELYELQARGYAAAAQTGDALS, encoded by the coding sequence ATGAACGCACCCTTCCAGGGCGGCCGCCCCTCCCCGGCCCGCCCGCCCAGTCCGGCAACCGATCCGCCCCCCACCCGCCGCGAGCAGTGGCGGGACCTGCGCGCCACTGTTGGACTGGTCTGGCAGGCCAGCCCCCGCCACGCCCTCACGTTCGCCGGGACCAGCCTGCTGGGCAGCGCCCTGCCCGCCGCGAACCTGCTCGTCGGAAAGTACCTGCTGGACGCCGTGGCGCGCGCCGCGCAGGGCGACGTGACGTACGGAACGCTGCTGGGCCTGCTGGCCGCACAGGTGGGACTGGTGATCCTGGGCAGCCTGCTGAGCACCGTGCAGGGCGCCGCGCAGCAACTGCTGGGCGACAGCCTGCAACACACGGTCAGCCGCCGCATCCTGGACAAGGCCACCACCCTGAGCGTCGAGGCGTTCGAGAACGCCGACACGTACGACCGGCTGCAACAGGCATACCGCGAGGTCGGGTCGCGGCCGCTGGGGGTCGCCACGCAACTCGTGTCGCTGGTGGGGGCCGTCATCACGCTGGGGTCGGTGGGGGCGCTCATGGCGCAGCTGGGCGCGTGGGTGCTGCCGCTGGTGATCCTGGCGAGCGTGCCGGGCGTGATCATCAGTAACCGCTTCGGGGTGGAAGGCTACCGGATGCTGCGCCGCCAGACGCACGACGCGCGCGTGCAGAACTACCTGGGCAGCCTGCTGACGTCGGACACGCTGGTCAAGGAGGTGCGGCTGTTCGGGTTCGAGCCGTACCTGCTGCGCCGCTGGCGCGAGTACTACCTGGGGTTCCGCGCGCAGCTGGAGACGCTGGTGCGGCGGCGGTCCGCGTGGAGTTTCGGGGCGTCGCTGCTCTCGGCACTGCTGATCGGACTGGCGAGCGCCCTGATCCTGCGGCGCGCGGCGGCCGGGCAGATCAGCGTGGGGGATTTCAGTGTGTTCGTGCTGGGCATCGCGCAGGTGCAGGCGACCGTGAGCGGGCTGCTCAGCGGCGTGAGCGGCATCTACCAGAACCTGCTGTACATGCGCAACCTGTACGCGTTCCTGGAGTTGCCGGGCCGGGACCTGAACGCGGGGGACATCTGGGAGGGCCGCATCGACACCATCGAGTTCCGGGACGTGTCGTTCCGGTACCCGCTGACGGAGCGGGACGTGCTGCGCGGCGTGAACTTCACGGTGCGGCGCGGCGAGTCGCTGGCGCTCGTCGGGGAGAACGGCGCGGGTAAGACCACGGTCGTGAAACTGATGACGCTGCTGTTCCAGCCGACCGGCGGGCAGATCCTGCTGAACGGCCTGGACGCCGCGCGCTTCAGTCCGCGCAGCGTGCAGCGCGAGATGAGCATCATCTTCCAGGATTTCGGGCAGTACCAGATGACCGCCCGTGACAACGTCGCCCTGGCCGAGAGCGAACGCCTGGGTGACGACGCCGGTGTGCGCCGCGCCCTCGGGAGCGCCGGGGCGGAGTTCGTGGATTCCCTGCCGGCCGGGCTGGACACGCCGCTGGGCCGCCTGTTCCAGGGTGGGCGGCCGCTGTCGGGTGGGCAGTGGCAGCGGCTGGCGCTGGCGCGGCTGTACTTCCGGGACGCGTCGGTGCTGGTGTTCGACGAGCCGACGGCGGCGCTCGACGCGCAGGCGGAATTCGAGACCATCCAGGCGCTGCGGGCCGAGGCGGCGGGGCGGATCACGTTGATCATCTCGCACCGCTTCTCGACGGTGCGGCTGGCGGACACCATCGTGATGCTGGAAGGGGGGCAGATCACTGAGAGCGGCAGTCACGAGGCGCTGCTCGCGCGCGGCGGGCGGTACGCGGAGCTGTACGAGTTGCAGGCGCGTGGCTACGCGGCGGCCGCCCAGACCGGGGACGCCCTTTCCTGA